From Aspergillus fumigatus Af293 chromosome 3, whole genome shotgun sequence, a single genomic window includes:
- a CDS encoding putative glyoxalase family protein: MITGISHINLLVPPGTLNDAYTFYVDTLGLTAAPVPQLQKETTAWFNITPDGKQQIHIAFGQNEPDSPRHPCLRVGSLDDLQKLQQRIYDHHLRGGSAAPLQADPPGDCSGEDQPVRVGEAITDHKNVGEKGVEYPTRFFARDYAGNRLEFSL; the protein is encoded by the exons ATGATTACTGGAATCTCTCATATCAACCTCCTCGTTCCTCCAGGGACTTTAAATGATGCATATACATTCTACGTGGATACATTAGGGCTGACTGCTGCTCCTGTCCCCCAGTTACAGAAGGAGACAACAGCCTG GTTTAATATCACACCCGATGGAAAGCAGCAAATCCACATTGCATTCGGACAGAACGAACCGGATTCGCCCCGCCATCCCTGCCTTCGTGTAGGCTCGTTGGACGACCTGCAAAAGCTGCAGCAGCGAATATACGACCACCATCTTCGAGGCGGCTCGGCAGCTCCTCTACAGGCCGATCCACCGGGTGATTGTTCAGGTGAGGATCAACCTGTGCGGGTGGGTGAAGCTATTACTGATCATAAGAATGTAGGGGAAAAGGGGGTGGAATACCCGACACGCTTCTTCGCCAGAGATTACGCAGGAAACCGCCTTGAGTTTAGCTTATAG
- a CDS encoding adenosine deaminase family protein — protein sequence MKLPTLLAYALCLSLTAAKVIPDDAPDPNGSAVQRHLMARSAMITIEKRQRQDHEFRQNLSTVARQADVIVQAIRQEEMDDYWRQYGTFEHPEDERFAGEMFPLARPYINSTKLWRIVKRMPKGALLHAHLSAMLPFGTILETILATDGMVISTSQPILDAESAENATVAFAHINTTIDTSVETISSANYVPNTPVSVQIAADQFPGGRQGFMDFMKSKLTILPQESIRHELGVDEIWRRFQACFGPADTMISYEPIVRTFYQKLFEGLADDGINWVEIRSGGSSGKLVHTGQEDIDPNLDVWWNVMIEEIEKFQATEKGKNFWGARVIWSDTRSKNREKITQSMKIALERKQRFPELFSGYDLVAQEDLGRPLSDLAPELIWFREQTEYLNLTIPFFFHAGETLGDGNSTDYNLVDAILFNSRRIGHGFSLYKHPTLIDEVIEKAVMVEVCPISNEVLRLATDILHHPLPAMIAHGVPTAISNDDPAILGQDIAGLSYDFYQAIQGFDNIGLAGLGALAQNSLRWSNFEDQSDADWLRDIDLAARGDGVKAQRIQYWNQQWEEFCQWIVDEYGAEYPPAEVAQVAN from the exons ATGAAACTGCCGACTCTCCTGGCCTATGCGCTGTGCCTGTCGCTCACCGCGGCGAAGGTCATTCCTGATGACGCCCCGGATCCGAATGGCAGTGCGGTGCAGCGCCATCTCATGGCTCGATCGGCCATGATCACCATAGAAAAGAGGCAGCGACAAG ATCACGAGTTCCGCCAGAACCTGTCAACCGTCGCTCGTCAGGCCGATGTCATCGTCCAGGCCATCCgccaggaggagatggatgactATTGGCGGCAGTATGGCACATTTGAGCATCCGGAGGACGAGCGTTTCGCCGGGGAGATGTTCCCTCTGGCGCGGCCATACATCAATTCCACGAAGCTCTGGAGGATTGTCAAGCGCATGCCCAAGGGTGCCCTGTTGCATGCACACTTGTCGGCCATGCTGCCCTTTGGAACCATTCTGGAAACCATTCTGGCGACCGACGGCATGGTCATTTCCACATCGCAGCCGATTCTGGATGCGGAGAGCGCGGAAAATGCCACAGTCGCTTTTGCCCACATCAACACAACCATCGACACCTCCGTTGAgacaatctcctcggccaatTACGTTCCCAACACCCCGGTTTCGGTCCAAATCGCGGCCGACCAATTCCCCGGTGGCCGGCAAGGGTTCATGGATTTCATGAAGTCCAAGCTGACCATCCTCCCGCAGGAGTCGATTCGCCATGAGCTGGGGGTCGACGAGATCTGGAGACGATTCCAAGCGTGCTTTGGTCCGGCAGATACCATGATCAGCTATGAGCCGATCGTGCGGACCTTCTACCAGAAACTGTTTGAAGGCTTAGCCGACGACGGCATCAACTGGGTGGAAATCCGCAGCGGTGGCTCCAGCGGCAAATTGGTTCACACCGGCCAGGAGGACATTGATCCCAATCTCGATGTCTGGTGGAATGTGATgatcgaggagattgagaagtTCCAGGCCAccgagaaggggaagaattTCTGGGGTGCCCGCGTCATCTGGTCCGACACTCGAAGCAAGAACCGGGAGAAGATCACCCAGA GCATGAAGATTGCCCTCGAGCGCAAGCAAAGGTTCCCGGAGCTGTTCAGCGGCTACGATCTGGTCGCGCAGGAAGATCTGGGCCGTCCGTTGTCAGACCTGGCCCCCGAACTGATCTGGTTCCGGGAGCAGACTGAGTACCTGAACCTGACTatccccttctttttccacGCCGGTGAGACCCTGGGAGACGGGAACTCGACCGACTACAATTTGGTGGACGCCATTCTCTTCAACTCCCGCCGCATCGGCCATGGGTTCTCCTTGTACAAGCACCCAAccctcatcgacgaggtgaTTGAAAAGGCGGTCATGGTCGAAGTATGCCCCATCTCCAACGAAGTGTTGCGATTGGCGACGGACATCCTCCATCACCCTCTCCCGGCGATGATTGCTCATGGTGTGCCCACCGCCATAAGTAATGACGACCCGGCCATTCTCGGACAGGACATTGCCGGCCTGAGCTATGATTTCTACCAGGCTATCCAAGGATTCGACAACATCGGTCTCGCGGGACTG GGAGCTCTGGCGCAGAACAGTCTTCGCTGGTCCAACTTTGAGGACCAGTCCGACGCTGACTGGCTTCGGGACATTGATCTGGCTGCGCGCGGCGATGGTGTCAAAGCCCAGCGTATTCAATACTGGAATCAGCAATGGGAGGAGTTTTGCCAATGGATAGTGGACGAGTATGGGGCCGAGTATCCTCCTGCCGAGGTTGCCCAGGTGGCCAACTGA
- a CDS encoding putative integral membrane protein: protein AYHRRCFPCTVDFPPPPGLDLSESRRANLYAAYSSTYGLAVVAVVLRLWCRTRVSKVGLWWDDYLICLALAMATGNQVDMVIWVYRGVGTHIYPLGMTGFSNFFVNLFVCEIFYTLSICVTKYSILMFYWRIFGTTNIRIPIYVIFFLVTCWGLGVIFTTIFQCLPVRGFWDKSVNPHCGVDVNQFFIGNAVPNIITDWALLILPMPYIWRLHRDIAQKIAISSVFVLGGFICVVSIVRLVIMLDSYRVPSIDVTWVFIGPSTWTAVETNIGVVSACLPSLRPLLHLFDRDYGTQDRATPPKHSAHSYGTLSSTGKRSKRSKMRNDSELHLSTIDVTTTVDIEESCRY, encoded by the exons GCATACCACAGGCGGTGCTTCCCTTGCACTGTGGACTTCCCTCCTCCGCCCGGGCTGGATCTTTCGGAATCCAGACGTGCCAATCTGTATGCGGCATATTCATCCACATATGGACTGGCCGTGGTGGCCGTGGTGCTGCGGTTGTGGTGTCGCACCCGAGTGTCCAAGGTTGGGCTGTGGTGGGATGATTACTTGATTTGCCTGGCGTTGGCGA TGGCAACTGGAAACCAGGTCGACATGGTCATTTGGGTGTATCGCGGCGTGGGAACACACATCTACCCCCTTGGGATGACCGGCTTCTCCAACTTCTTCGTCAACCTCTTCGTCTGCGAAATCTTCTATACGCTGTCCATCTGTGTGACCAAATACTCCATCCTGATGTTCTACTGGCGCATCTTCGGCACCACCAACATTCGCATCCCAATATATGTCATATTCTTCCTGGTCACCTGCTGGGGGTTGGGTGTC ATCTTCACGACGATCTTCCAGTGTCTACCCGTCCGTGGCTTCTGGGATAAATCCGTAAACCCCCACTGTGGCGTGGACGTCAACCAATTCTTCATCGGCAACGCCGTCCCGAACATCATCACTGACTGGGCATTGCTGATCCTCCCCATGCCATACATCTGGCGACTCCACAGGGACATTGCCCAGAAAATAGCCATCAGCAGCGTCTTTGTCCTCGGAGGCTT TATCTGCGTCGTTTCCATCGTGAGACTCGTGATCATGCTCGACTCGTACCGGGTCCCCTCCATCGATGTAACGTGGGTGTTCATCGGTCCCTCGACGTGGACGGCGGTGGAGACCAATATTGGAGTCGTGTCCG CGTGTCTACCATCTCTTCGTCCTTTGCTTCATTTGTTCGATCGGGATTACGGCACGCAGGATCGTGCGACTCCACCTAAGCACAGCGCTCACTCGTATGGAACGTTGAGTTCGACCGGGAAGCGCAGTAAACGAAGTAAAATGCGGAATGACTCGGAGCTGCATTTGTCGACGATTGATGTGACGACGACGGTGGATATTGAGGAGTCATGCCGGTATTAG
- a CDS encoding alpha/beta hydrolase, with amino-acid sequence MTTIVFVPGAWITPDFYHPFFDALAKAGCPVRCAGYPSLDPADPTSTDCKADSDAIASVIRPLVEGEGRDVLLVMHSYAGMPGAAAAKGLAKTERMQQGKSGGIVGLVFIAAFLVPEGLSCAGLQGGNLPPWILLDKPYDKVNIPDDPVGNFAADVDEDEAQSLEGSIRPHSTVAFNTPQPAPAWADPAYAGRLAFIVPTLDKAIPEAAQRAMIASTQTDWIVEGMVCSHCAPFVHRIDECVRLLQGFLGVFEVTKH; translated from the exons ATGACCACTATTGTCTTTGTTCCCGGTGCGTGGATCACCCCGGACTTCTATCATCCGTTCTTCGATGCTCTCGCCAAGGCCGGGTGCCCTGTCCGCTGTGCTGGATATCCCTCTCTGGACCCTGCGGATCCCACCAGCACAGACTGTAAAGCGGACAGTGATGCCATCGCCAGCGTCATTCGTCCGCTAGTCGAAGGCGAGGGCCGCGACGTCCTTCTGGTCATGCACTCCTACGCAGGAATGCCGGGAGCTGCGGCCGCCAAGGGACTTGCCAAAACAGAACGAATGCAACAAGGCAAGTCCGGCGGCATCGTAGGACTGGTGTTCATCGCGGCTTTCCTGGTTCCGGAAGGACTAAGTTGTGCGGGATTACAGGGAGGGAATCTTCCCCCGTGGATCTTGTTGGACAAG CCGTACGACAAAGTGAACATCCCCGATGACCCTGTCGGCAACTTTGCTGCggatgttgatgaagacgaggccCAAAGTCTTGAAGGGTCCATCCGGCCTCATTCCACGGTGGCGTTCAACACTCCCCAACCGGCTCCTGCTTGGGCAGACCCGGCGTATGCCGGACGACTGGCATTTATTGTTCCTACCCTGGACAAGGCTATTCCCGAGGCAGCTCAGCGTGCCATGATTGCCAGTACTCAGACGGATTGGATCGTAGAGGGAATGGTCTGCAGTCACTGTGCGCCGTTTGTCCATCGGATCGACGAGTGTGTCCGACTGCTGCAGGGATTTCTCGGCGTGTTTGAGGTTACGAAGCACTGA
- a CDS encoding isochorismatase family hydrolase, which translates to MPSIQVGLAVGNGTGPELTVIFERVIQSLAARYNVSVTFLRSPRIYNSYSSLLAINDTDAVTEETLADAAHYRQFCREAVSCGVRAIFRTSISAQALYLVREQLQAIKIEHFTLSPTSSILLVRDQAQGFYSGTNSVNTSKDAVSRTAHFSKAVFTRILSFALVRANQLWGGTNSVTMVYKFHLFDGLFHTWATEWERTFGVRIRFVQGDTMNRDLLAFGVSGHNLLISGNEYADIMQTILLDRFGLGAQESACAENVYLHPDVWGLSEYQTAHGSADDLVGKGIVNPTATIRAAAAVLEDQAGCAGATQRVDYVLGDLGAKGIRTPDQGGTATTEAFVEAFLQGLGQPLDAHNGASSWFSGEANGCGGRGFPERFCHPVQAPIGHGTGGSEHPASGDDHFQGPSWRHRNQMQGRQPWCVQGTWGAEVFGSVSVQAGERVCDKKAKFDPFLSEEFAQYIAVRGFEELVVAGLYTDVCVDATVRGAFQRGLWTTLVSGCTAALHFSEEQMLAYMQRVYGSDVVTMDDLLATGKENGAVSSSG; encoded by the exons ATGCCGTCTATTCaggttggccttgccgtGGGCAATGGCACTGGTCCCGAGCTGACAGTCATCTTTGAGCGTGTTATTCAATCGCTGGCTGCTCGCTACAATGTCAGCGTCACCTTCCTGCGTTCCCCACGCATCTACAATTCCTACTCCTCGCTATTAGCTATCAACGACACGGACGCCGTGACGGAAGAAACATTGGCAGACGCTGCCCACTATCGCCAATTCTGCAGAGAAGCCGTCTCATGCGGCGTGCGTGCGATATTCCGCACTTCGATCAGCGCGCAAGCCCTCTATCTCGTCCGCGAGCAGCTCCAAGCGATCAAGATCGAACACTTCACTCTGAGTCCCACCTCGTCgatcctcctcgtccgcgaCCAGGCACAGGGCTTCTACTCGGGCACCAACAGCGTCAACACCAGCAAGGATGCCGTCTCCCGCACCGCGCACTTCAGCAAGGCGGTCTTCACccgcatcctctccttcgcACTCGTGCGCGCGAACCAGCTCTGGGGAGGAACCAACTCGGTCACCATGGTCTACAAGTTCCACCTCTTCGACGGACTGTTCCACACCTGGGCCACAGAATGGGAGCGGACCTTCGGCGTCCGTATCCGGTTCGTGCAGGGGGACACCATGAACCGCGATCTGCTAGCCTTCGGGGTGAGCGGCCACAATCTACTCATTTCCGGCAACGAGTACGCAGACATCATGCAGACCATCCTGCTCGATAGGTTTGGGCTAGGAGCGCAGGAGTCCGCCTGCGCGGAGAACGTCTATCTGCACCCGGACGTGTGGGGCCTGAGCGAGTACCAGACCGCCCACGGATCCGCGGATGATCTGGTAGGGAAGGGCATTGTGAATCCGACGGCGACGATCCGCGCCGCGGCCGCTGTGCTAGAGGATCAGGCGGGCTGTGCGGGTGCGACACAGAGGGTCGATTACGTGTTGGGGGATTTGGGGGCCAAGGGCATTCGGACGCCTGATCAGGGAGGGACCGCTACGACGGAGGCCTTTGTGGAGGCTTTTCTGCAGGGGTTAGGTCAGCCACTGGACGCGCACAACGGCGCGTCCTCCTGGTTTTCGGGGGAAGCGAACGGCTGTGGTGGTCGTGGATTTCCAGAACGATTTTGTCACCCAGTCCAAGCACCAATCGGCCATGGCACGGGTGGCAGCGAACATCCCGCGAGTG GGGATGACCACTTTCAAGGCCCTAGCTGGCGCCATCGGAATCAGATGCAGGGGCGACAGCCCTGGTGCGTGCAGGGGACATGGGGCGCCGAGGTATTCGGTAGTGTTTCTGTCCAAGCGGGCGAGCGCGTGTGTGACAAGAAAGCCAAGTTCGACCCGTTCCTGAGCGAGGAGTTTGCGCAGTATATCGCTGTTCGGGGATTTGAGGAGCTCGTGGTGGCGGGTTTGTACACGGATGTGTGTGTGGATGCAACGGTGCGAGGAGCGTTTCAGCGGGGACTGTGGACCACCCTGGTGAGCGGGTGCACGGCAGCATTGCATTTCTCGGAGGAACAGATGCTGGCTTACATGCAACGGGTGTATGGCAGCGACGTGGTGACGATGGACGATCTGCTGGCGACAGGGAAGGAGAACGGCGCAGTCTCGAGCAGTGGATAA
- a CDS encoding molybdenum cofactor guanylyltransferase — protein MSTLKPLLLAGGHSSRMGTRKELLRVAGDVPLFVHLLIILHEACPESEVVFLSLRDHNSLKAIENDRHITAVPDNRLILTNGTTTFPVHVVYDGPGVPSEHDSAGIGPGAGLLAAHHQDQSAHWLVVACDYPFISTAALSQLRREWTAPVTCFENRDCFLRW, from the exons ATGTCTACTCTGAAACCACTCTTGCTGGCGGGTGGCCACTCATCGCGAATGGGCACCCGCAAAGAACTCTTACGTGTCGCCGGCGATGTCCCCTTGTTCGTCCATCTGCTGATCATCCTACACGAAGCGTGTCCCGAGTCAGAAGTGGTGTTTCTCTCATTGCGCGATCACAATTCATTAAAGGCCATTGAGAACGATCGCCATATCACTGCTGTCCCAGATAATCGACTAATTCTCACCAACGGGACTACCACTTTCCCGGTCCATGTAGTCTACGACGGTCCTGGAGTGCCCAGCGAACATGACAGCGCCGGCATTGGCCCAGGAGCCGGCTTGCTGGCTGCTCATCACCAGGACCAAAGTGCACACTGGTTGGTAGTTGCCTGCGACTATCCATTCATATCGACTGCCGCGCTGTCTCAACTTCGACGCGAATGGACCGCGCCAGTCACATGCTTCGAAAACAGGGACTGCTTCT TGCGGTGGTGA